A window from Amblyomma americanum isolate KBUSLIRL-KWMA chromosome 7, ASM5285725v1, whole genome shotgun sequence encodes these proteins:
- the LOC144096610 gene encoding uncharacterized protein LOC144096610, translating into MDTPTTAAQQLLFSLYDESRGSENQVQLHTVPENEQSSSSMTSPYGPWTTSETKLLLDCYVRYMPQGGPQRRFRSKKMMYEQIAQDIQRVLGVICTGIQCETRFKTLAKRKHNVDRNNGTSGQSRCAVSYEEEFAAIRAIDDSIEPEVL; encoded by the exons ATGGACACACCGACGACCGCTGCGCAGCAGCTGTTATTCTCCCTTTACGACG AGAGCCGAGGAAGCGAAAATCAAGTACAGCTGCACACAGTGCCTGAAAATGAGCAGTCGAGCAGCAGCATGACCTCACCTTATG GACCATGGACTACAAGTGAAACAAAGCTGCTCCTGGACTGTTATGTACGCTACATGCCACAGGGGGGGCCTCAAAGGAGGTTCCGCAGCAAGAAGATGATGTATGAGCAGATTGCTCAAGACATACAGAGAGTTCTTGGAGTCATTTGCACAGGAATCCAgtgtgagacaaggttcaagacgCTGGCCAAACGAAAACACAATGTGGACAGAAATAATGGAACTTCTGGACAGTCTCGCTGTGCAGTGTCATATGAAGAAGAATTTGCAGCTATCAGAGCAATTGATGACAGCATTGAGCCTGAAGTTCTGTGA